From a single Marinobacter sp. THAF197a genomic region:
- a CDS encoding DUF6988 family protein has protein sequence MNECLRGIVIPGDDSSFFPTLFHNVAIEHQRSVAVLIDHQLYSSACSIVRSLFEAYVRKGCLVF, from the coding sequence ATGAACGAATGTCTTCGCGGGATAGTTATTCCGGGCGACGATAGCTCTTTTTTTCCAACCCTTTTTCACAATGTAGCGATTGAACATCAAAGGAGTGTGGCAGTTCTAATCGACCATCAGTTATACAGCTCGGCATGCAGCATAGTGCGGTCGCTCTTCGAGGCGTACGTACGTAAAGGGTGTTTGGTTTTCTGA
- a CDS encoding helix-turn-helix domain-containing protein produces MSDETLSAEELGNKLLQSVKEMKAGKTARVSRVEPNEVAEARGKTGLTQVEFAEVLHISARTLQEWEQGRREPSGPAKALIEIASRHPEVIREGLELRG; encoded by the coding sequence ATGAGTGACGAGACACTAAGTGCTGAGGAGCTTGGCAACAAGTTGCTTCAGTCTGTTAAAGAAATGAAAGCGGGCAAAACTGCACGAGTCAGTCGTGTTGAGCCTAACGAGGTGGCAGAGGCTCGAGGCAAAACCGGACTGACTCAGGTCGAGTTTGCTGAGGTACTGCATATTTCCGCGCGAACCCTGCAGGAGTGGGAGCAAGGTCGACGTGAACCCTCTGGTCCAGCAAAAGCGCTCATTGAGATTGCTTCCCGTCATCCCGAGGTCATTCGAGAAGGCCTCGAGCTACGGGGTTAA
- a CDS encoding Rap1a/Tai family immunity protein, translated as MLTRFAFWRSITVLAFCALLSVSPAQADSGKEGRNPAVMTGQGFVDMCSKPDNDSIGFCHGFIQAAHDAFSDSLCIPAGITRADLVGLVHDFLLEAEDARELYAISVVGAVLSRRFPC; from the coding sequence ATGTTGACGAGATTTGCCTTTTGGAGAAGCATTACAGTACTAGCATTTTGTGCACTCCTTTCCGTTTCGCCCGCTCAAGCCGACTCGGGCAAGGAAGGTCGTAATCCAGCAGTCATGACGGGACAGGGCTTCGTTGATATGTGCTCAAAGCCCGACAACGATTCAATAGGTTTCTGTCATGGGTTCATACAAGCAGCTCACGATGCATTTTCTGACTCTCTGTGTATCCCTGCAGGCATAACCCGCGCCGATTTGGTCGGGCTGGTGCATGACTTCCTCCTTGAAGCTGAGGATGCCCGAGAGCTTTATGCAATTTCTGTGGTTGGCGCAGTATTGTCTCGTCGTTTCCCATGCTGA
- a CDS encoding CLCA_X family protein, which produces MPRQFYRTGPDHRAGAPVTFLDVRRRFQFRTVEIGRWVTEPEKQRSAALFYDALCDLMTILGGTESLISLRGSLALQYGIGGRPGVSAHYTPATRSFALAKNAGPGSIAHEWFHAFDHYIADKLFPSTAKGEFGSTLWLTREDAIAHPLNERLQACYRTILLDNTGEQPSDLFRQSAKADKAAGVHYYSRPEELCARAFEAFVQDAAVKNAFLVKGTKESEEAQMGLYPQGPQRESINRAFLAYFQSLGRALRRVEGKDLRSKDTCE; this is translated from the coding sequence ATGCCCAGACAGTTTTATCGAACGGGCCCCGACCATCGTGCCGGGGCACCTGTTACCTTCCTTGATGTACGCCGCCGCTTCCAGTTCCGAACCGTGGAGATTGGCCGCTGGGTAACCGAACCGGAAAAGCAGCGCAGCGCCGCCTTGTTCTACGACGCCCTGTGCGATTTGATGACCATCCTCGGCGGCACCGAAAGCCTGATCTCCCTGCGCGGCAGCCTGGCCCTGCAATACGGCATCGGCGGCCGGCCCGGCGTATCCGCCCATTACACCCCCGCCACCCGCAGCTTCGCCCTGGCCAAAAATGCCGGCCCCGGCAGCATTGCCCATGAGTGGTTCCACGCGTTTGACCACTATATTGCCGACAAGCTGTTCCCCAGCACCGCCAAAGGTGAATTTGGCTCCACACTCTGGCTAACCCGAGAAGATGCCATCGCACACCCCCTCAATGAACGCCTGCAAGCCTGCTACCGCACCATCCTGCTGGACAACACCGGTGAGCAGCCCAGCGACCTGTTCCGGCAATCCGCCAAGGCCGACAAAGCCGCCGGTGTGCATTACTACAGCCGGCCCGAAGAACTTTGCGCCCGAGCCTTCGAAGCCTTTGTTCAGGACGCCGCCGTAAAAAATGCCTTCCTGGTGAAAGGCACGAAAGAAAGCGAAGAGGCCCAGATGGGGCTTTATCCACAGGGGCCACAGCGGGAGAGCATCAATCGGGCGTTTCTTGCGTACTTTCAATCTCTGGGCCGGGCCTTGCGAAGGGTTGAGGGGAAGGATTTGAGGAGCAAAGATACATGTGAATAA
- a CDS encoding 2-hydroxyacid dehydrogenase, whose amino-acid sequence MKVAVFSTKPYDEQFLGQASRDSHEHELVFLEPRLNATTAALAKGFDAVCVFVNDQVDGAVLELLAEGGTRAVALRCAGFNNVDLKAAERLGINVVRVPAYSPYAVAEHTVALILTLNRQIHRAYHRIRDGNFALDGLLGFDLRGRTVGVVGTGQIGLEVVRIMRGFGCRVLCYDLHANPEAQQLGGEYVALDDLFSQADIVSLHCPLTPDTHHLINADTVAKMKPGVMLINTSRGAMVDTAAIIEGLKSGQIGYLGLDVYEEEGDLFFEDLSNIVLKDDVFARLLTFPNVVITGHQAFFTRNALESIAHTTLGNLTELASTGQCANRVTAPAG is encoded by the coding sequence ATGAAAGTGGCTGTTTTCAGCACCAAACCCTACGACGAGCAATTCCTTGGGCAAGCCAGCCGGGACAGCCACGAGCATGAACTGGTGTTTCTTGAGCCCCGGTTGAATGCAACCACCGCGGCGCTCGCCAAAGGCTTTGATGCGGTGTGTGTGTTCGTGAACGACCAGGTGGACGGCGCCGTACTGGAGCTGCTGGCCGAAGGCGGCACCCGTGCGGTTGCACTGCGCTGTGCCGGTTTCAACAACGTAGACCTGAAAGCCGCCGAGCGCCTGGGGATCAACGTGGTGCGAGTGCCGGCTTACTCACCCTATGCCGTGGCCGAACACACCGTTGCCCTGATCTTGACGCTCAACCGGCAGATTCACCGGGCTTACCACCGTATTCGCGATGGCAATTTTGCGCTGGATGGTTTGCTGGGCTTCGACCTGCGAGGGCGCACCGTGGGCGTGGTGGGTACCGGCCAGATAGGCCTGGAGGTAGTGCGCATCATGCGTGGCTTTGGCTGCCGGGTGCTCTGTTACGACCTTCATGCCAACCCGGAAGCCCAACAACTGGGTGGTGAGTATGTGGCGCTGGACGACCTGTTCAGCCAGGCCGATATTGTCAGCCTGCATTGCCCGTTAACACCCGACACCCACCACCTGATCAACGCGGATACGGTGGCCAAGATGAAGCCGGGCGTGATGCTGATCAACACCAGCCGGGGCGCCATGGTCGATACCGCCGCTATCATCGAGGGCCTTAAATCCGGACAGATTGGCTACCTGGGCCTCGATGTGTACGAGGAAGAAGGTGACCTGTTTTTCGAAGACCTGTCCAACATCGTGCTGAAAGACGACGTGTTTGCGCGCTTGCTGACCTTCCCCAACGTAGTGATCACCGGCCACCAGGCCTTCTTCACTCGCAACGCCCTGGAGAGCATCGCCCACACAACGTTGGGTAACCTCACCGAACTGGCAAGCACGGGGCAGTGCGCAAACCGGGTAACCGCCCCCGCCGGTTAA
- a CDS encoding LysE family translocator has protein sequence MSLSIILPMSAFALVASVSPGPVNLVCLSSGTRYPVSQGLVFVTGATLGFIALFIAIGLGLHSLLEHAPRFERWLSWAGVAFLLYLSYQLATADGRLSEDEARPAPGFVTGALMQWLNPKAWLASVAGISAFTDGGETTLLWLFAGLYLPICWLSLASWVYVGVGLRRLVQQPRILRAFNRALALLLVGSCVFLLLD, from the coding sequence ATGAGTCTGTCCATTATTTTGCCCATGTCGGCCTTCGCCCTGGTGGCGTCTGTTTCGCCGGGGCCGGTCAATCTTGTCTGTCTGAGCAGTGGCACGCGCTATCCGGTGTCTCAGGGCCTGGTGTTTGTGACCGGGGCCACCCTGGGCTTTATTGCGCTGTTTATCGCGATTGGCCTTGGCCTGCATTCGTTGTTGGAGCATGCCCCCCGGTTTGAACGCTGGTTGAGCTGGGCCGGCGTGGCCTTTCTGCTGTATCTGAGCTACCAACTGGCTACCGCAGATGGCCGCCTCAGCGAGGACGAGGCTCGCCCTGCCCCCGGCTTTGTGACCGGCGCCCTGATGCAGTGGTTAAATCCAAAGGCCTGGCTTGCATCGGTGGCGGGCATCAGTGCCTTCACCGACGGAGGAGAAACCACCCTGCTCTGGCTGTTTGCGGGGCTGTATCTGCCCATTTGCTGGCTGTCGCTGGCCAGTTGGGTGTATGTCGGGGTCGGGCTTCGCCGGCTGGTGCAGCAGCCGCGAATCCTGCGCGCGTTCAACCGGGCTCTGGCGTTGTTACTTGTCGGAAGCTGCGTGTTCCTGCTGCTGGACTGA
- a CDS encoding helix-turn-helix transcriptional regulator, whose amino-acid sequence MTNPRTPIFWRDARMPHVELRKVADGREVCYALHTHRHWSIGAITGGESTFLYRSDQYHVTAGTLVLMNPEWPHACNPIDNQPWAYLMLYVDTDWLTRLRFEAGLLPTHDWRDLETAVITDSGQYQDYCAMAECVLDPKRDLLEKQSRVAEYLLDLMQSLAKQPARGIQRPSGTLATVADHLDNHCTEEVSLDDLCRLSGYSPGHLVRVFRQTYGLTPHAYLINRRIQHGQTELKRGVSIAEAALNAGFADQAHFQRTFKRVVAATPNQYRQPSVQQQEHAASDK is encoded by the coding sequence ATGACCAATCCCCGCACGCCCATCTTCTGGCGCGATGCCCGCATGCCCCATGTGGAATTGCGCAAAGTCGCGGATGGGCGCGAGGTTTGTTATGCCTTGCACACCCACCGGCACTGGTCGATCGGGGCCATTACCGGCGGTGAAAGTACGTTTCTGTACCGCAGCGACCAATACCATGTAACCGCCGGCACACTGGTGTTGATGAACCCGGAATGGCCCCACGCCTGCAACCCCATTGATAACCAGCCCTGGGCGTACCTGATGCTGTACGTGGATACCGACTGGCTGACCCGGCTGAGATTTGAAGCTGGCCTGCTGCCAACCCATGACTGGCGGGACCTGGAGACGGCAGTGATCACCGACTCCGGACAGTACCAAGACTACTGCGCCATGGCAGAGTGCGTGCTGGACCCCAAGCGAGACCTTCTAGAAAAGCAAAGCCGGGTAGCCGAGTACCTGCTGGACCTGATGCAGAGCCTGGCGAAACAACCGGCTCGGGGCATTCAGCGCCCCTCGGGCACGCTGGCCACGGTTGCCGACCATCTGGACAACCACTGCACAGAAGAGGTGTCGCTGGATGATCTCTGCCGGCTCAGTGGCTACAGCCCGGGGCATCTGGTACGGGTGTTTCGGCAGACCTATGGATTGACGCCCCACGCCTACCTGATCAATCGGCGCATTCAACACGGCCAGACGGAACTGAAACGCGGCGTCAGCATTGCCGAGGCGGCCCTCAATGCCGGCTTTGCCGACCAGGCGCATTTCCAGAGAACCTTCAAGCGAGTGGTAGCGGCCACCCCCAACCAGTATCGCCAGCCGTCAGTCCAGCAGCAGGAACACGCAGCTTCCGACAAGTAA